In Zingiber officinale cultivar Zhangliang chromosome 8B, Zo_v1.1, whole genome shotgun sequence, a single genomic region encodes these proteins:
- the LOC122017882 gene encoding noroxomaritidine/norcraugsodine reductase-like, whose product MSSVQEHTPIDTNRWSLAGTTALVTGGSKGIGYAIVEELARLGSAVHTCARSQADLEKCLQQWRDSKLKVTGSVCDVSSPSEREKLMATVKSQFDGKLNILVNNAGTGVLKPTVEQTLEDFKLVISTNLESAFHLSQLAYPLLRACGGGSIVFITSICGFIALDDLSVYASTKGAMNQLTRNLACEWAKDNIRTNSVAPGYIRTPLIDALVQDEEFVARENHRVPLGRLGEPEDVAGVVAFLCLPPSCYVNGQVIVVDGGRIVNGNH is encoded by the exons ATGAGCAGCGTCCAAGAACACACTCCTATTGACACAAACAGATGGTCTCTCGCCGGGACGACTGCTCTGGTCACCGGAGGTTCCAAGGGAATCGG GTATGCGATCGTCGAGGAGCTCGCCAGACTTGGGTCGGCGGTGCACACTTGCGCCCGCAGCCAAGCAGATCTGGAGAAGTGCCTGCAACAATGGCGCGATTCCAAGCTCAAAGTCACCGGATCTGTCTGCGACGTTTCGTCCCCGAGCGAGAGAGAGAAGCTCATGGCGACGGTGAAGTCCCAATTCGACGGGAAGCTCAACATTTTG GTTAACAATGCAGGGACGGGGGTCCTCAAACCGACGGTGGAGCAAACCCTGGAGGATTTCAAGCTCGTGATCAGCACAAACCTGGAATCGGCATTCCACTTGAGCCAACTCGCTTACCCTCTCCTTAGGGCTTGTGGAGGAGGCAGTATTGTGTTCATCACCTCCATTTGTGGCTTCATTGCACTGGATGATTTGTCTGTGTATGCATCAACCAAAG GAGCAATGAATCAACTCACTAGAAATCTTGCTTGTGAATGGGCCAAAGATAACATCAGAACAAACAGTGTAGCTCCAGGGTACATAAGAACACCGCTCATTGACGCT TTGGTGCAAGACGAGGAATTTGTGGCGAGGGAGAATCATCGCGTGCCTCTTGGGCGTTTGGGGGAGCCGGAGGATGTGGCCGGCGTCGTGGCCTTCCTTTGCCTCCCTCCTTCTTGCTACGTGAATGGTCAGGTTATCGTCGTCGACGGAGGCAGAATTGTCAACGGAAATCACTAA